One genomic window of Streptomyces sp. NBC_01276 includes the following:
- a CDS encoding glyceraldehyde-3-phosphate dehydrogenase yields the protein MTVNEDSFTNWKNREEIAESMIPIIGKLHRERDVTILLHSRSLVNKSVVSILKTHRFARQIAGGELSVTETLPFLLALTTLDLGPSQIDIGMLASEYKADDRGLSVEAFTAEAVAGATGENKIERGAGRDVVLYGFGRIGRLVARLLIEKAGSGNGLRLRAIVVRGGGEADLVKRASLLRRDSIHGQFQGTITVDEATSTIVANGNTIKVIYANDPSEVDYTAYGIKDAILIDNTGKWRDREGLSKHLRPGIDKVVLTAPGKGDVPNIVHGVNHDTIKPDEQILSCASCTTNAIVPPLKAMDDEYGVLRGHVETVHSFTNDQNLLDNYHKADRRGRSAPLNMVITETGAASAVAKALPDLKAPITGSSIRVPVPDVSIAILSLRLGRETTREEVLDYLRDVSLHSPLKRQIDFTTAPDAVSMDFVGSRHSSIVDAGATKVDGDNAILYLWYDNEFGYSCQVIRVVQHVSGVEYPTYPVPVV from the coding sequence GTGACTGTCAACGAGGACTCGTTCACCAACTGGAAGAACCGCGAAGAGATCGCGGAGTCGATGATCCCGATCATCGGGAAGCTGCACCGCGAGCGGGACGTGACGATCCTGCTGCACAGCCGCTCCCTGGTGAACAAGTCGGTCGTCAGCATCCTCAAGACCCACCGCTTCGCCCGGCAGATCGCCGGCGGGGAGCTCTCGGTCACCGAGACGCTGCCGTTCCTCCTGGCGCTCACCACGCTGGACCTGGGCCCCTCCCAGATCGACATCGGCATGCTCGCCTCGGAGTACAAGGCCGACGACCGCGGCCTGTCGGTCGAGGCCTTCACCGCCGAGGCCGTCGCCGGTGCCACCGGTGAGAACAAGATCGAGCGCGGCGCCGGCCGCGACGTCGTCCTCTACGGCTTCGGCCGCATCGGCCGCCTCGTCGCCCGCCTGCTGATCGAGAAGGCCGGCTCCGGCAACGGCCTGCGCCTGCGCGCCATCGTCGTGCGCGGCGGTGGCGAGGCGGACCTCGTCAAGCGCGCCTCGCTGCTGCGCCGCGACTCCATCCACGGCCAGTTCCAGGGCACCATCACCGTGGACGAGGCGACGAGCACGATCGTCGCCAACGGCAACACCATCAAGGTGATCTACGCCAACGACCCGTCCGAGGTCGACTACACGGCGTACGGCATCAAGGACGCCATCCTCATCGACAACACCGGCAAGTGGCGCGACCGCGAGGGGCTCTCCAAGCACCTGCGCCCCGGTATCGACAAGGTCGTCCTGACCGCTCCGGGCAAGGGCGACGTCCCGAACATCGTCCACGGCGTCAACCACGACACCATCAAGCCGGACGAGCAGATCCTGTCCTGCGCCTCCTGCACCACCAACGCGATCGTTCCGCCGCTGAAGGCCATGGACGACGAGTACGGCGTGCTGCGCGGCCACGTGGAGACCGTCCACTCGTTCACGAACGACCAGAACCTGCTGGACAACTACCACAAGGCCGACCGCCGCGGCCGCTCCGCGCCGCTGAACATGGTCATCACCGAGACCGGTGCCGCCTCGGCCGTCGCCAAGGCGCTGCCGGACCTCAAGGCGCCGATCACCGGCAGCTCGATCCGCGTCCCCGTCCCGGACGTCTCGATCGCCATCCTCAGCCTGCGCCTGGGCCGTGAGACCACGCGCGAGGAGGTCCTCGACTACCTCCGCGACGTCTCGCTGCACTCGCCGCTCAAGCGCCAGATCGACTTCACCACGGCCCCCGACGCCGTCTCCATGGACTTCGTCGGCTCGCGCCACTCCTCGATCGTCGACGCCGGCGCCACCAAGGTCGACGGCGACAACGCCATCCTCTACCTCTGGTACGACAACGAGTTCGGCTACTCCTGCCAGGTCATCCGGGTCGTCCAGCACGTCTCGGGCGTCGAGTACCCGACCTACCCGGTCCCGGTCGTCTGA